One genomic region from Conexibacter woesei DSM 14684 encodes:
- a CDS encoding branched-chain amino acid ABC transporter permease translates to MSPPFAVTFDAFANIEFWTSVGVLAGIYAIVALGLQLNVGFTGILNFGQAGFMAIGAYAMAILVADHDMSFWLALPIAVLATVAFALLVGLSSLRLRADYFAIVTIAAAEAVRLVASNARDLTGGAQGIGGFSADWDALSRSIEDFIVSLGWTDVPGLFPLFLVTWALVIVLTIGLTQLQKTPWGRVLRAVREDEDAARALGKNAFAYKLQSLALSATIGAIAGFLVALNLKFVVPDAFQPTLTFLGFAILVLGGLANYYGAAVGAVLLFTVLEGLRFVELPITETQVAALRFIVLGLLLIGLMAFRPQGLFGNKREMMIGD, encoded by the coding sequence ATGAGTCCCCCCTTTGCAGTCACGTTCGACGCCTTCGCCAACATCGAGTTCTGGACGAGCGTCGGCGTGCTCGCCGGGATCTACGCGATCGTGGCGCTCGGCCTGCAGCTCAACGTCGGCTTCACCGGCATCCTGAACTTCGGCCAGGCAGGCTTCATGGCGATCGGCGCCTACGCGATGGCGATCCTCGTCGCCGACCACGACATGAGCTTCTGGCTCGCGCTGCCGATCGCCGTGCTCGCGACGGTCGCGTTCGCGCTGCTCGTCGGCCTCTCCTCGCTGCGGCTGCGCGCCGACTACTTCGCGATCGTCACGATCGCCGCGGCCGAGGCGGTCCGGCTCGTCGCCTCCAACGCACGCGACCTGACGGGCGGCGCCCAGGGCATCGGCGGCTTCTCCGCCGACTGGGACGCGCTCTCGCGCTCGATCGAGGACTTCATCGTCAGCCTCGGCTGGACCGACGTCCCGGGCCTGTTCCCGCTGTTCCTCGTCACCTGGGCGCTGGTGATCGTGCTCACGATCGGCTTGACGCAGCTGCAGAAGACGCCGTGGGGACGCGTCCTGCGCGCCGTGCGCGAGGACGAGGACGCGGCCCGCGCGCTCGGCAAGAACGCCTTCGCGTACAAGCTCCAGTCGCTCGCGCTGTCGGCGACGATCGGCGCGATCGCCGGCTTCCTCGTCGCGCTCAACCTGAAGTTCGTCGTGCCGGACGCGTTCCAGCCGACGCTCACCTTCCTCGGCTTCGCGATCCTCGTGCTCGGCGGGCTCGCCAACTACTACGGCGCCGCCGTCGGCGCGGTGCTGCTGTTCACGGTGCTGGAAGGGCTGCGGTTCGTCGAGCTGCCGATCACCGAGACGCAGGTCGCGGCGCTGCGCTTCATCGTCCTCGGCCTGCTCCTGATCGGGCTGATGGCGTTCCGGCCGCAGGGTCTGTTCGGCAACAAGCGGGAGATGATGATCGGTGACTGA
- a CDS encoding ABC transporter ATP-binding protein codes for MTERAIFEAEDVVKSFGGIRAVTGATMDVREASITALIGPNGAGKTTFFNLITGFYRPDRGRTAFDGRDIHGRPPHVIARLGMIRTFQLTKALTAMSVLDNMMLAAPNQPGERLSGTLLRPFAWRRREREVHAQALELLEIFSLTRLAHDYAGTLSGGQRKLLELARALMTQPRFVLLDEPLAGINPTLGARLLEHMQRLRREEGVTFLFIEHDMEAVMNHADRVIVMAEGRVIADAEPHAVRADAAVIDAYLGAGAGRKAIA; via the coding sequence GTGACTGAGCGCGCGATCTTCGAGGCGGAGGACGTCGTCAAGAGCTTCGGCGGAATCCGGGCGGTCACCGGCGCGACGATGGACGTGCGCGAGGCGTCGATCACCGCGTTGATCGGCCCCAACGGCGCCGGCAAGACGACGTTCTTCAACCTGATCACCGGCTTCTACCGCCCCGATCGCGGGCGCACCGCGTTCGACGGGCGCGACATCCACGGGCGCCCGCCCCACGTGATCGCGCGGCTGGGCATGATCCGGACCTTCCAGCTGACGAAGGCGCTGACCGCGATGTCGGTGCTCGACAACATGATGCTCGCCGCGCCCAATCAGCCCGGCGAGCGCCTCAGCGGGACGCTTCTGCGCCCGTTCGCGTGGCGCCGGCGCGAGCGCGAGGTGCACGCGCAGGCGCTCGAGCTGCTCGAGATCTTCAGCCTCACGCGGCTCGCGCACGACTACGCGGGCACGCTCTCGGGCGGCCAGCGCAAGCTGCTGGAGCTGGCGCGCGCCTTGATGACGCAACCGCGCTTCGTGCTGCTCGACGAGCCGCTCGCCGGGATCAACCCGACGCTGGGCGCGCGGCTGCTGGAGCACATGCAGCGGCTGCGGCGGGAGGAGGGCGTCACGTTCCTGTTCATCGAGCACGACATGGAGGCGGTCATGAACCATGCCGACCGGGTGATTGTGATGGCGGAGGGCCGGGTGATCGCCGACGCCGAGCCGCACGCGGTGCGCGCCGACGCGGCCGTGATCGACGCCTACCTGGGCGCCGGCGCGGGCCGGAAGGCGATCGCATGA
- a CDS encoding ABC transporter ATP-binding protein — MSGGAEPSTPLLLETNELVAGYVPEANILNGTTIRVHEGEMVTIVGPNGAGKSTLIKTIFGLLRPRSGEIRFGGESIGGCKPHLITRLGLSYVPQLDNVFRSLTVEENLEMGALDRTTMPAQKERVYELFPRLRERRDQPAGTMSGGERQMVAMAKALMPEPRLILLDEPSAGLAPAFVEAIFEKTEAVNRAGVTILMVEQNARRALAASHRGYVLDLGKERFEGRGRDLLDDPKVAELYLGGAAAAAA, encoded by the coding sequence ATGAGCGGCGGCGCCGAACCGTCCACCCCGCTGCTGCTGGAGACGAACGAGCTGGTCGCCGGCTACGTCCCCGAGGCGAACATCCTGAACGGCACGACGATCCGCGTCCACGAGGGCGAGATGGTGACGATCGTCGGACCCAACGGCGCCGGCAAGTCGACGCTGATCAAGACGATCTTCGGGCTGCTCAGACCACGCTCCGGGGAGATCCGCTTCGGCGGCGAGTCGATCGGCGGCTGCAAGCCGCACCTGATCACGCGGCTCGGCCTCAGCTACGTGCCCCAGCTCGACAACGTCTTCCGCAGCCTGACGGTCGAGGAGAACCTCGAGATGGGCGCGCTCGACCGCACGACGATGCCGGCGCAGAAGGAGCGGGTGTACGAGCTGTTCCCGCGCCTGCGCGAGCGGCGCGACCAGCCGGCCGGGACGATGAGCGGCGGCGAGCGCCAGATGGTGGCGATGGCGAAGGCGCTGATGCCCGAGCCGCGGCTGATCCTGCTCGACGAGCCGTCCGCCGGCCTCGCGCCGGCGTTCGTCGAGGCGATCTTCGAGAAGACCGAGGCGGTCAACCGCGCGGGCGTGACGATCCTGATGGTCGAGCAGAACGCGCGCCGCGCGCTCGCCGCGTCGCATCGCGGCTACGTGCTCGACCTCGGCAAGGAGCGCTTCGAGGGTCGCGGGCGCGACCTGCTCGACGACCCCAAGGTCGCCGAGCTGTACCTCGGCGGCGCGGCCGCGGCCGCTGCTTGA